One Cryobacterium psychrophilum DNA segment encodes these proteins:
- a CDS encoding acetamidase/formamidase family protein, whose protein sequence is MERIEFTPERSQFVYTFGGAAPIMRVRPGTALALWSEDAYNHALRSVDDVASTKLDVRYLNPQTGPFYIVGAEPGDTLVVHIVSLTPARSWGASATIPFFGGMTSTDRTAMLQPALPEATWIYEVDSAAGTVGFQSRFGNFEVALPLAPMLGTVGVAPSGGEVRSSLVPERFGGNMDTPEMRAGTTAYLGVNVEGALLSIGDGHYRQGEGEACGTAVEGAMNSVIVVELIKGHGPLWPRLENDDYWMVVGSSRPMEDSWRIAQLEMIRWLSEMFELHEMDAYQLLSQVAEAPIANVVDPNYSVVVKVRKSFFTTGQAFDGMHRELRSRASAMG, encoded by the coding sequence ATGGAAAGAATTGAGTTCACCCCCGAACGCTCACAGTTCGTGTACACCTTTGGCGGAGCCGCGCCCATCATGCGGGTTCGTCCGGGAACGGCGCTCGCGCTGTGGTCGGAGGATGCGTACAACCACGCCCTGCGCTCGGTCGATGACGTGGCGAGCACGAAGCTCGACGTGCGTTACCTCAACCCGCAGACGGGACCGTTTTACATCGTCGGGGCGGAACCCGGCGACACCCTCGTCGTGCATATCGTGAGTTTGACGCCTGCCCGCAGCTGGGGCGCATCCGCCACGATCCCCTTTTTTGGTGGGATGACCAGCACCGATCGCACGGCCATGCTTCAGCCGGCGCTGCCGGAGGCCACCTGGATCTACGAGGTCGATTCCGCGGCGGGCACGGTGGGGTTCCAGTCGCGCTTTGGCAATTTCGAGGTGGCTCTGCCGCTAGCCCCCATGCTCGGCACCGTGGGCGTTGCGCCGTCGGGTGGTGAGGTGCGCTCATCGTTGGTGCCCGAGCGCTTCGGGGGCAATATGGACACCCCCGAAATGCGCGCCGGCACCACCGCCTATCTCGGCGTCAACGTGGAGGGTGCGCTGCTGTCCATCGGCGACGGGCACTACCGCCAGGGCGAAGGCGAGGCCTGCGGCACGGCCGTCGAGGGCGCCATGAACTCGGTGATCGTTGTCGAGTTGATCAAGGGGCACGGCCCGCTCTGGCCGCGGCTGGAGAACGATGACTACTGGATGGTGGTCGGGTCCTCGAGGCCGATGGAGGATTCCTGGCGCATTGCCCAGCTCGAAATGATCCGGTGGCTCTCCGAAATGTTCGAGTTGCACGAAATGGATGCCTACCAGCTGCTCAGCCAGGTCGCCGAGGCCCCGATTGCCAACGTGGTCGACCCCAACTACAGCGTCGTCGTGAAGGTGCGCAAGTCGTTTTTCACGACCGGACAGGCATTCGATGGAATGCACCGGGAACTGCGCTCCCGCGCGAGCGCGATGGGGTGA
- a CDS encoding GNAT family N-acetyltransferase produces MTDELLRPLNERVTAPALLDLPVHPDVAEWRAATEADIDGIWQLREAMGRVDHPNYLTTRGAIAADFGYSHVNAALDSLVGLGADGRIVANGMVLFPPRQETLVRSILIGGVHPELRGRGIGRELLAWQVGRAKQQLASSTKTLPGWIFAYADERAPQSAHLFERGGLDLTRYFLSLERPLDEPVRAVEPADGIRIAAFTPADSAQVHVARDDAFMDHWASQPMSDENWAAFVNGRWFRPDLSFVAWAGTEVVGFVLSTANENVWETQGFTGGYIDLVGVTSGWRGRHIAQSLLAAQLEAGRALGHDRVTLAVDSDSPTGALGLYTGMGFHAAHRKMAYTLQF; encoded by the coding sequence ATGACTGACGAGCTGCTGCGGCCCCTGAACGAACGAGTGACCGCGCCCGCGCTGCTTGACCTTCCGGTGCATCCCGACGTGGCGGAGTGGCGGGCGGCCACCGAGGCAGACATCGACGGTATCTGGCAGTTGCGCGAGGCCATGGGCCGGGTTGATCATCCGAATTACCTCACCACCCGAGGCGCGATTGCCGCGGACTTCGGCTACTCCCACGTGAACGCGGCCCTCGATTCCCTCGTGGGCCTCGGCGCCGACGGCCGCATCGTCGCCAACGGTATGGTGCTCTTCCCCCCGCGCCAGGAAACCCTCGTACGGTCCATTCTGATTGGCGGCGTACACCCCGAACTCCGAGGCCGGGGGATTGGCCGCGAGCTGCTCGCGTGGCAGGTCGGGCGAGCGAAACAGCAGCTCGCATCCTCGACCAAAACCCTGCCCGGCTGGATCTTCGCCTACGCCGACGAACGCGCGCCGCAGAGCGCCCACCTCTTCGAACGCGGCGGGCTCGACCTCACTCGTTACTTCCTGTCGCTGGAGCGACCCCTCGACGAGCCGGTGCGAGCGGTGGAGCCGGCCGACGGCATCCGTATTGCGGCGTTCACCCCCGCCGATTCCGCGCAGGTGCACGTGGCCAGGGACGACGCGTTCATGGACCACTGGGCAAGCCAGCCGATGAGCGATGAGAACTGGGCAGCGTTCGTGAACGGTCGCTGGTTTCGGCCGGACCTGTCCTTCGTGGCGTGGGCGGGCACCGAGGTCGTGGGCTTCGTGCTCTCCACCGCGAACGAGAACGTCTGGGAGACCCAGGGATTCACCGGCGGCTACATCGACCTCGTGGGCGTGACGAGCGGATGGCGCGGCCGCCACATCGCCCAGTCGCTGCTCGCGGCGCAGCTGGAGGCCGGACGAGCGCTCGGACACGACCGGGTCACGCTCGCCGTGGATTCCGACAGTCCCACGGGAGCGCTCGGTCTCTACACGGGCATGGGCTTTCACGCCGCTCACCGCAAGATGGCCTACACCCTGCAGTTCTAG
- the rplQ gene encoding 50S ribosomal protein L17 produces MPKPTKGPRLGGGPAHERLMLANLAAALFTHKSIKTTETRAKRLRPLAERLVQFAKRGDLHARRRVLATITDKTVVHELFTVIAPQVNERQGGYTRITKLGFRKGDNASMVQMELVLEPVTPKVKHSKTSTVTAEKPVVEEVVVADAAVEEPVEAPVEADAAADPDTTDTK; encoded by the coding sequence ATGCCTAAGCCCACAAAGGGGCCCCGTCTCGGTGGCGGCCCGGCGCACGAGCGCCTCATGCTTGCGAACCTGGCTGCTGCCCTGTTCACGCACAAGTCGATCAAGACGACCGAGACGCGTGCCAAGCGCCTGCGTCCGCTCGCCGAGCGCCTGGTGCAGTTCGCCAAGCGCGGCGACCTGCACGCCCGTCGTCGCGTTCTCGCGACGATCACCGACAAGACCGTTGTACACGAGCTGTTCACGGTCATCGCCCCGCAGGTAAACGAGCGTCAGGGCGGTTACACCCGCATCACGAAGCTCGGTTTCCGCAAGGGTGACAACGCGTCGATGGTTCAGATGGAACTCGTTCTTGAGCCGGTAACGCCCAAGGTCAAGCATTCCAAGACCTCCACGGTGACGGCTGAGAAGCCCGTCGTCGAAGAGGTTGTCGTCGCTGACGCTGCTGTCGAGGAGCCCGTTGAGGCTCCCGTCGAGGCCGATGCTGCTGCTGACCCGGACACCACGGACACCAAGTAG
- the rpsK gene encoding 30S ribosomal protein S11 has translation MAQTKSAVRKPRKKEKKNVAVGQAHIKSTFNNTIVSITDTTGAVISWASSGQVGFKGSRKSTPFAAQLAAESAARQAQEHGMKKVDVFVKGPGSGRETAIRSLQAAGLEVGSINDVTPQAHNGCRPPKRRRV, from the coding sequence ATGGCACAAACCAAGTCGGCCGTACGGAAGCCGCGTAAGAAAGAGAAGAAGAACGTTGCTGTGGGCCAGGCCCACATCAAGAGCACCTTCAACAACACGATCGTTTCGATCACCGACACCACTGGTGCCGTCATCAGCTGGGCCTCTTCGGGCCAGGTCGGCTTCAAGGGTTCGCGTAAGTCGACCCCTTTCGCCGCTCAGCTCGCTGCAGAGTCGGCCGCGCGCCAGGCTCAGGAGCACGGCATGAAGAAGGTTGACGTTTTCGTCAAGGGCCCCGGATCGGGACGCGAAACTGCGATCCGTTCGCTTCAGGCCGCTGGCCTGGAGGTCGGCTCGATCAACGACGTCACACCTCAGGCGCACAATGGTTGCCGCCCGCCGAAGCGTCGTCGCGTTTAA
- a CDS encoding SDR family NAD(P)-dependent oxidoreductase, with protein MDLKIATKTALVTGGTKGIGRAIVEAFVAEGANVAFCARNAEEVAACEATFADSPSTVIGSVLNVRDAAALTAWVDSSAKTFGGIDMIVANVSALAIPDTPENWVDSFEVDLMGTVNLVNAAMPYLEQSEAASIVAISSVSGREVDFASGPYGTFKTAIIGYIAGLAFQLAEKGIRANTVSPGNTYEPGGVWSGIETGNPDLYSFAMGLNPTGRMGTPQEIASGVVFLSSPVSSRTTGTNLLIDGALTRGIQF; from the coding sequence ATGGACCTCAAAATTGCAACGAAGACCGCGCTCGTCACCGGTGGTACCAAGGGCATCGGCCGAGCAATCGTGGAAGCATTCGTCGCCGAGGGCGCGAACGTGGCATTTTGTGCGCGGAACGCCGAGGAGGTGGCCGCCTGTGAGGCGACCTTCGCCGACAGCCCCAGCACCGTCATCGGTTCCGTGCTGAACGTCCGCGACGCCGCGGCCCTCACCGCCTGGGTTGACTCCTCCGCCAAGACGTTCGGCGGCATCGACATGATCGTGGCCAACGTGAGCGCCCTCGCCATCCCTGATACGCCAGAAAACTGGGTCGACTCGTTCGAGGTGGACCTGATGGGAACGGTCAACCTCGTGAATGCCGCCATGCCCTACCTCGAACAGAGCGAGGCGGCGTCCATCGTTGCCATCTCGAGCGTGTCGGGGCGGGAGGTCGACTTCGCGTCCGGGCCTTACGGCACGTTCAAGACCGCCATCATCGGCTACATTGCCGGCCTGGCCTTTCAGCTCGCTGAGAAGGGCATCCGCGCCAATACGGTCTCCCCGGGCAACACCTACGAGCCCGGTGGCGTCTGGTCCGGCATCGAGACGGGGAACCCTGACCTGTATTCCTTTGCCATGGGACTGAACCCAACAGGTCGGATGGGAACGCCGCAGGAAATCGCGTCCGGGGTCGTTTTTCTCTCCAGCCCGGTGTCGAGCCGCACCACCGGTACCAACCTGCTGATCGATGGGGCGCTCACCCGAGGCATTCAGTTCTAA
- the glmM gene encoding phosphoglucosamine mutase: MSRLFGTDGVRGLANRDLTAGLALGLAQASAAVLTTGRRAKARLAEGRRPVAVVARDPRISGEFLTAAVSAGLASSGVDVLDAGVIPTPAAAFLIADIGADFGVMISASHNEAPDNGIKIFAFGGTKLPDDVEDRIESYIGRDTLMPIGGDVGRVRRFADAEDRYVVHLLGTLPHRLDGIHVVLDCAHGAAAGVSPQVFTDAGARLTVIGADPDGLNINDGVGSTHLDNLAKAVLEHGADIGIAHDGDADRCLAVDRDGNVIDGDQIMAILAVSMAERGVLKDRTLVATVMSNLGLRKAMAANDITVVQTKVGDRYVLEELNAHGYSLGGEQSGHVIMTRFATTGDGILTGLHLVAEMARTGKSIAELASVMTVFPQILVNVRGVDRSALASDDVIAQAVIEAEAELGDTGRVLLRPSGTEPMVRVMVEAADQPTADRLAHKLAAIVLERLAK, translated from the coding sequence ATGTCTCGCCTATTCGGCACGGACGGTGTTCGGGGCCTGGCCAACCGTGATCTCACGGCTGGCCTGGCCCTGGGCCTTGCCCAAGCCAGCGCAGCAGTACTGACAACCGGTCGTCGTGCCAAGGCACGTCTCGCCGAGGGTCGCCGGCCCGTAGCCGTGGTCGCTCGCGACCCCCGCATCTCCGGAGAATTTCTGACGGCCGCAGTCTCGGCCGGACTTGCCAGCAGTGGCGTCGACGTTCTCGACGCCGGGGTCATTCCCACGCCCGCCGCAGCCTTTCTGATCGCCGACATCGGCGCCGACTTTGGTGTGATGATTTCCGCCTCACACAACGAGGCGCCCGACAACGGCATCAAGATCTTCGCCTTTGGCGGAACCAAACTTCCCGACGATGTCGAGGACCGCATTGAGTCCTACATCGGTCGCGACACCCTCATGCCCATCGGCGGTGACGTGGGCCGCGTTCGCCGGTTCGCCGACGCCGAAGACCGGTACGTCGTGCACCTGCTCGGCACCCTGCCGCATCGCCTCGATGGTATTCACGTTGTGCTCGACTGCGCCCACGGCGCGGCCGCCGGCGTGTCCCCCCAGGTGTTCACGGATGCCGGTGCTCGCCTCACCGTGATCGGCGCCGACCCCGACGGCCTCAACATCAACGACGGCGTGGGTTCAACCCACCTCGACAACCTCGCCAAGGCCGTGCTCGAGCACGGAGCCGATATCGGTATCGCTCACGATGGCGACGCGGACCGCTGCCTGGCCGTGGACCGCGACGGCAACGTTATTGACGGTGACCAGATCATGGCCATTCTCGCCGTGTCGATGGCGGAGCGCGGTGTGCTGAAAGACCGCACGCTCGTGGCCACCGTGATGAGCAACCTGGGTCTGCGTAAGGCGATGGCCGCCAACGACATCACCGTGGTGCAGACCAAGGTCGGCGACCGCTACGTGCTTGAGGAGCTCAACGCCCACGGGTATTCCCTGGGCGGGGAGCAGTCCGGTCACGTGATCATGACAAGGTTCGCCACGACCGGCGACGGCATCCTCACCGGGCTGCACCTCGTTGCCGAAATGGCGCGAACGGGCAAGTCGATTGCCGAGCTCGCCTCGGTGATGACGGTCTTCCCGCAGATCCTCGTGAACGTGCGCGGCGTTGACCGTTCCGCCCTCGCCTCGGACGACGTGATCGCGCAAGCGGTTATCGAAGCCGAAGCCGAACTGGGCGACACCGGCCGTGTTCTGTTGCGCCCCTCCGGCACCGAACCGATGGTTCGTGTCATGGTCGAGGCCGCTGATCAGCCGACGGCCGACCGTCTTGCCCACAAGCTGGCCGCGATCGTTCTCGAGCGCCTCGCCAAATAG
- a CDS encoding class I SAM-dependent methyltransferase — MTEHSTDEPVFDGDFWDARYRESTSVWSGNPNPILVSETSALPPGTALDIGSGEGADAIWLAARGWTTTAVDISTVALQRAAERASAADPDTAARITWSQHDLIEWAPPAGAFDLITAQFMHLPSAQRLILFARLAEAVAPGGTLLIVGHHPSDMQSTVQRPQRPDLFFTAEEVAASLDPAQWEIGVSDARARTVADAEGAPAVVRDSVLRAQRRPVAE, encoded by the coding sequence ATGACAGAACACAGCACTGACGAGCCGGTCTTCGACGGCGACTTCTGGGACGCCCGCTACCGCGAGAGCACCTCCGTGTGGAGCGGCAACCCCAACCCCATTCTCGTGAGTGAGACCTCAGCGCTGCCCCCCGGAACGGCCCTCGACATCGGCAGCGGGGAGGGAGCGGATGCCATCTGGCTCGCCGCCCGAGGCTGGACCACCACCGCCGTGGATATCAGCACTGTTGCCCTCCAGCGCGCCGCCGAGCGCGCCAGCGCCGCCGACCCGGATACGGCCGCACGCATCACGTGGTCCCAGCATGACCTCATCGAGTGGGCACCGCCCGCAGGCGCATTCGACCTCATCACCGCGCAATTCATGCACCTGCCCAGCGCTCAGCGCCTGATTCTGTTCGCGAGGCTCGCCGAGGCGGTTGCCCCCGGCGGCACCCTGCTGATCGTGGGGCACCACCCGTCGGACATGCAGTCCACGGTGCAGCGGCCCCAGCGTCCCGACCTGTTCTTCACGGCCGAAGAGGTCGCCGCGAGCCTCGATCCGGCCCAGTGGGAGATCGGCGTGAGCGACGCCCGGGCACGCACCGTCGCCGACGCCGAAGGCGCTCCCGCGGTCGTGAGAGACTCCGTGCTCCGCGCCCAACGCCGGCCTGTCGCCGAGTGA
- the rpsI gene encoding 30S ribosomal protein S9, whose protein sequence is MAQIADQIDATPESYSTETPAETAAKAPRAVLNVPGAAVGRRKQAIARVRIVPGSGTIVVNGREFADYFPNKLHQQLINDPFKVLDLLGSYDVIARITGGGPSGQAGALRLGIARSLNLIDEENNRAILKKNGFLSRDARVKERKKAGLKKARKAPQFSKR, encoded by the coding sequence GTGGCGCAGATCGCAGACCAGATAGACGCAACTCCCGAGAGCTACTCGACCGAGACTCCCGCGGAGACCGCAGCCAAGGCGCCCCGCGCCGTCCTCAACGTTCCCGGCGCAGCCGTCGGCCGTCGCAAGCAGGCCATTGCCCGCGTGCGCATCGTCCCCGGCTCCGGAACCATCGTTGTGAACGGCCGCGAGTTCGCCGATTACTTCCCCAACAAGCTGCACCAGCAGCTCATCAACGACCCGTTCAAGGTTCTTGACCTTCTCGGCTCGTACGATGTCATTGCTCGCATCACCGGTGGTGGCCCCTCGGGCCAGGCTGGCGCGCTTCGCCTCGGCATCGCTCGCTCGCTTAACCTGATCGACGAAGAGAACAACCGCGCGATCCTCAAGAAGAACGGCTTCCTGAGCCGCGACGCTCGTGTCAAGGAGCGCAAGAAGGCCGGACTCAAGAAGGCCCGTAAGGCACCTCAGTTCTCTAAGCGCTAA
- a CDS encoding DNA-directed RNA polymerase subunit alpha, whose product MLIAQRPTLTEENISEFRSRFIIEPLEPGFGYTLGNSLRRTLLSSIPGAAVTSIRIDGVLHEFSTVPGVKEDVTEIILNIKGLVVSSEHDEPITAYLRKQGAGQVTAADISAPAGVEVHNPELVIATLNDNAKFELELTIERGRGYVSSAQNRNEFSEAGQIPVDSIYSPVLKVTYRVEATRAGERTDFDRLVVDVETKSAITPRDAIASSGRTLTELFGLARELNTAAEGIEIGPAPVDAVLSTELSIPIEDLDLSVRSYNCLKREGINNVSELVALSETQLMNIRNFGQKSVDEVKDKLVELGLSLKDSVPGFDGAHFYSGYEEETN is encoded by the coding sequence GTGCTTATTGCACAGCGTCCCACGCTCACCGAAGAGAACATTTCGGAGTTCCGGTCCCGGTTCATCATCGAGCCGCTCGAACCTGGCTTCGGTTACACCCTCGGGAACTCGCTTCGCCGCACCCTGCTCTCCTCGATCCCGGGCGCTGCTGTTACCAGCATCCGTATCGATGGCGTGCTGCACGAGTTCAGCACCGTTCCCGGTGTAAAAGAAGATGTCACTGAAATCATCCTCAACATCAAGGGCCTCGTCGTCTCCAGCGAGCACGACGAGCCCATCACCGCGTACCTGCGCAAGCAGGGTGCCGGCCAGGTTACCGCCGCTGACATCTCGGCTCCGGCCGGTGTCGAGGTTCACAACCCCGAGCTGGTTATCGCAACCCTCAACGACAATGCGAAGTTCGAACTTGAACTGACCATTGAGCGTGGCCGTGGTTACGTGTCATCCGCCCAGAACCGCAACGAGTTCTCCGAGGCCGGCCAGATTCCGGTCGACTCGATCTACTCGCCCGTTCTCAAGGTGACCTACCGTGTCGAGGCAACTCGCGCCGGTGAGCGTACCGACTTCGACCGCCTCGTCGTTGACGTTGAGACCAAGTCCGCGATCACGCCTCGTGACGCCATCGCATCGTCCGGTCGCACGCTGACCGAACTGTTCGGTCTGGCCCGCGAGCTCAACACCGCAGCCGAGGGCATCGAGATCGGCCCCGCGCCGGTTGACGCCGTGCTCTCGACCGAGTTGTCGATTCCGATCGAGGACCTGGACCTGTCGGTTCGTTCGTACAACTGCCTCAAGCGCGAAGGCATCAACAACGTCAGCGAACTGGTCGCCCTCTCGGAGACCCAGCTGATGAACATCCGCAACTTCGGACAGAAGTCGGTTGACGAGGTGAAGGACAAGCTCGTTGAGCTTGGCCTGTCCCTGAAGGATTCGGTTCCCGGATTCGATGGAGCGCACTTCTACAGCGGCTACGAAGAAGAGACCAACTAA
- the rplM gene encoding 50S ribosomal protein L13, whose translation MTRTYTPKASELQHDWVVIDATDIILGRLASHAAILLRGKHKATFSPHMDGGDFVIIVNADKIALTGKKLDLKIAYRHSGYPGGLTATNYSEMLEKHPTRAVEKAIRGMLPKNSLGRAQLTKLKVYAGPEHPHSAQQPKPYTLGQVAQ comes from the coding sequence GTGACGCGCACTTACACCCCCAAGGCAAGCGAACTCCAGCACGACTGGGTCGTCATCGATGCCACCGATATCATTCTTGGACGTCTGGCCAGCCACGCGGCAATCCTGCTTCGCGGCAAGCACAAGGCAACCTTCTCCCCGCACATGGATGGTGGCGACTTCGTCATCATCGTGAACGCGGACAAGATTGCTTTGACCGGCAAGAAGCTCGACCTCAAGATTGCTTACCGCCACTCCGGTTACCCGGGCGGCCTCACGGCAACCAACTACTCCGAGATGCTTGAGAAGCACCCCACGCGTGCGGTTGAGAAGGCGATTCGCGGCATGCTGCCGAAGAACTCGCTCGGCCGTGCACAGCTGACGAAGCTCAAGGTCTACGCAGGCCCCGAGCACCCGCACTCCGCTCAGCAGCCCAAGCCGTACACCCTTGGCCAGGTCGCGCAGTAG
- the truA gene encoding tRNA pseudouridine(38-40) synthase TruA: MNLPAPRIGPPWPATTRIRLDIAYDGTDFAGWARQPGFRTVQGQVEAGLATILQKYLPHPTLIVAGRTDAGVHARGQVAHFDLTPEQADSLVRVKRGTGDRPPIPLAVAVQRRLSGVLVTQPDIVVRSAIVVPTSFDARFSALWRRYEYRISDLYALRDPQQRLRTTWHPGKLDVDLMDAGAANLVGLHDFAAYCKPRPGATTIRTLQDFRWRRDEEGVLIATLTADAFCHSMVRALVGACVAVGEGKLDAARLVNLNIERSRIVEFKVMPAEGLTLLDVGYPEDAELAIRAVETRNRRALPVL, encoded by the coding sequence GTGAATCTTCCTGCGCCACGTATCGGCCCGCCCTGGCCGGCGACCACGCGCATCAGGCTCGACATCGCCTATGACGGCACCGACTTTGCTGGTTGGGCGCGTCAGCCCGGCTTCCGTACCGTGCAGGGCCAGGTTGAGGCGGGACTCGCGACGATCCTGCAGAAGTACCTGCCGCATCCGACCCTCATCGTGGCCGGGCGAACGGATGCCGGTGTGCACGCCAGGGGGCAGGTCGCCCACTTCGATCTCACGCCCGAGCAGGCCGACTCGCTCGTGCGGGTGAAACGCGGCACCGGGGACCGCCCGCCAATTCCGCTTGCCGTCGCCGTGCAGCGTCGCCTCAGCGGCGTGCTCGTGACGCAGCCCGACATCGTGGTGCGCAGCGCCATTGTGGTTCCCACGAGTTTCGATGCCCGGTTCTCCGCGCTGTGGCGCCGGTACGAGTACCGCATCTCCGACCTGTATGCCCTGCGTGACCCGCAGCAGCGCCTGCGCACCACGTGGCATCCGGGAAAGCTTGACGTTGACCTGATGGATGCCGGAGCGGCCAACCTCGTGGGACTGCACGACTTCGCCGCGTACTGCAAGCCGCGCCCGGGGGCCACAACCATTCGTACCCTGCAGGACTTTCGCTGGCGTCGTGACGAGGAGGGGGTGCTCATCGCCACGCTCACGGCTGACGCCTTCTGTCACAGCATGGTTCGCGCTCTCGTGGGTGCGTGCGTGGCCGTGGGGGAGGGCAAACTCGATGCCGCTCGTCTCGTGAACCTGAACATTGAACGTTCCCGAATCGTGGAGTTCAAAGTGATGCCCGCAGAGGGGCTCACCCTTCTTGACGTCGGGTACCCCGAAGACGCTGAACTGGCCATCCGCGCAGTGGAAACCCGCAATCGGCGAGCTCTGCCAGTGCTTTAA
- a CDS encoding acyltransferase family protein — translation MNSTQSTQTSLVASPPAGTGLGSALSTGRLSGLDGLRAIAVIAVIVYHFFPDVLPGGFIGVDIFFVISGFLITGLLVSERTRTGRVSLRNFWQRRARRLVPPLVPVLLVCSTAAWLIGGDVLVGLGAQLLGAVTFGYNWVSIAGNASYFAVDQPELFRNLWSLAVEEQFYVIWPLLLLAILLIRRPWMRLALVAVLAAASMWWMAGLYQPGADPTRVYYGSDTHSFGLLTGATLALLLRRPAGLRNELPRLRPWLGGAALLGIAAAAVWLPEDGTATYRGGLAVVSLLTAVAIWAGVRGGRFGRLLDVTPLRYVGERSYGIYLWHWPVLVLLQVALPGQPSVWRLALIGLLAGAITLGASAASYRWLEQPVRRDGVRGGIRRVSLAWRLPVRGRVLVISLVAALVLSSGGTAAALVTAPSTATAELEIERGQQALDAAKDAARQAASTPAPLPGGDLITAVGDSVMLASAAELQGSFPGIAIDAAVSRGMYSAAGILAELNRAGTLRPVVVVGLGTNGPIKSDELKAIESAIGSDRKLILVNAYADRDWTNGVNASLADFSARHRLVELANWHDAIASRTELLSGDGVHPGTAGGQVYANTVTAALQRLAGLPPLRLPGENRLLPAAL, via the coding sequence ATGAACTCCACGCAATCCACGCAGACCAGTCTGGTCGCTTCTCCCCCTGCGGGCACCGGTCTAGGTTCTGCCCTGTCCACGGGCCGGTTGTCCGGCCTCGACGGTCTTCGTGCCATCGCCGTTATCGCGGTGATTGTCTATCACTTTTTTCCCGATGTACTGCCCGGCGGTTTCATCGGTGTGGACATCTTCTTTGTGATCAGCGGCTTTCTGATCACCGGGCTGCTCGTGTCTGAGCGAACACGCACCGGCCGAGTGTCGCTGCGAAACTTCTGGCAGCGCCGTGCACGCCGGCTTGTTCCTCCGCTCGTGCCGGTGCTGCTCGTGTGCTCCACGGCGGCCTGGCTCATTGGGGGCGATGTTCTCGTGGGGCTCGGTGCTCAGCTGCTCGGGGCAGTCACGTTCGGGTACAACTGGGTATCGATTGCCGGCAATGCGAGCTATTTCGCCGTCGACCAGCCCGAGCTGTTTCGCAATCTCTGGTCCCTGGCCGTTGAGGAACAGTTCTATGTGATCTGGCCGCTGCTGCTGCTCGCCATCCTGTTGATCCGGCGACCGTGGATGCGCCTCGCCCTCGTGGCCGTGCTTGCCGCGGCATCGATGTGGTGGATGGCCGGGCTGTACCAGCCGGGGGCCGACCCGACCCGCGTGTACTACGGTTCGGACACGCACAGCTTCGGGCTGCTCACCGGGGCGACCCTCGCTTTGTTGCTCCGACGCCCCGCCGGGTTGCGCAATGAGCTGCCGCGCCTGCGCCCGTGGCTGGGCGGCGCGGCGCTGCTGGGCATTGCGGCTGCCGCCGTGTGGCTGCCGGAAGACGGCACCGCCACGTACCGCGGAGGGCTCGCCGTGGTGAGCCTGCTCACCGCCGTGGCCATTTGGGCCGGCGTGCGTGGCGGCCGGTTCGGTCGCCTGCTCGACGTGACGCCCCTGCGGTACGTGGGCGAGCGCTCCTACGGCATCTACCTCTGGCACTGGCCGGTGCTCGTACTGCTCCAGGTGGCGCTCCCGGGGCAGCCATCCGTATGGCGGCTCGCACTCATCGGCCTGCTCGCGGGTGCGATCACCCTCGGCGCATCCGCGGCATCATATCGCTGGCTGGAGCAACCGGTACGGCGAGACGGCGTGCGTGGCGGCATCCGTCGCGTGTCGCTGGCCTGGCGGCTGCCCGTTCGCGGGCGCGTCCTCGTGATCTCGCTCGTTGCCGCCCTGGTACTCAGTTCCGGCGGGACCGCCGCGGCCCTCGTCACCGCGCCCTCCACAGCGACGGCCGAACTCGAGATCGAGCGCGGGCAGCAGGCCCTGGATGCCGCGAAGGATGCGGCACGGCAGGCCGCCTCGACGCCCGCGCCGCTGCCGGGTGGCGATCTCATCACCGCGGTTGGCGACTCCGTCATGCTCGCCTCGGCCGCGGAACTGCAGGGCAGCTTTCCCGGTATCGCCATCGACGCCGCCGTTTCCCGCGGAATGTATTCCGCTGCCGGCATATTGGCGGAGCTCAACCGAGCAGGCACGCTGCGTCCCGTGGTCGTCGTGGGCCTGGGCACAAATGGCCCGATAAAAAGCGATGAGTTAAAAGCGATCGAGAGTGCGATCGGTTCGGATCGCAAGCTCATCCTCGTGAACGCCTATGCGGACCGGGACTGGACAAACGGTGTCAACGCGTCATTGGCCGACTTCTCTGCCCGCCACCGGCTGGTGGAACTCGCCAACTGGCATGACGCGATCGCGTCCCGCACAGAGTTGCTGTCCGGCGATGGCGTGCATCCCGGTACCGCGGGCGGACAGGTTTACGCGAATACCGTCACCGCGGCCCTGCAGCGCCTGGCCGGGCTGCCACCGCTGCGCCTCCCGGGCGAGAACCGCCTGCTCCCCGCCGCGCTGTAA